The region GGGACACGGAGACAGGATGGTCAGCAGTggcccagacccctcccccatcaggCCAGGAGCTTATCCTGGCCTGACCATCATTAAATGTCTCAGCCTTGGCTGCCCCGTGGGGCACCGAGGTTTCTGTCTACCTTGACTGGGGCTGTGCCTCCGGTGCACATCCAGGTGAATGAATATCTGGCACCCAACTAATGTGTCCCTGGCCCTTGGGGGAAGTCTCAAGGCTGCAGGAGAGCCTTTGTCTCTGGGTGTGGCTATGGTGTTTCAAGAGCTTAGAATGCAGGCTCTTTGGTCCGGTCTCAGGAAACTTCCCTGATGCCCACACCCCAGGGACCATAGCCTCAGCGAGGGGCCTCGTGATAGGCTTCAGTCTTCCCTTGTGAAggcctgaaatgttccaatttgcagatggaaaactgaggctcaagagtGAGCCTGCCATTGCTGGGGTTGTCGGACTCCCCAAGCTGTGCTGTGACCATCCCCTGACTCTTCTGACGGCTCAGAGGGTCCTCAATGAGGACACAAGCGTCGGGTCCTGGACCCGGCCGACTCCCTTGATACTTACTGGTTGGCCGCACGTAAACCTTCAGCCGCAGGCAGGGCATGTCCACGGCATGGGGAGGTGTGGCAGCTGGAAGAGAGGAGTTGGGAGTGAGCGGCTCTTGGTGTCCCAGACAACCGGGTGCTGTgaccccctcctccacctgtcCCCTGACCCTCTCCTTTTGCTGAACCCTAACCTCAGAAATGGGGGGTATCTGCGTCTAGCTCCATCTCACCCCAGAGCAGCACAGAGCAAGGTTCAAAGGTGATAGATAAAAATAGGTTTACTTTTAACTGATATTCAAAACTCCATGTAACCAAATGATCATCACGGGATCAAATCCCTGCTCTCTGGATGCCTGTCAGCAAGTCACTCCCTGTCTGGGTCTCGGCTGGCACACCATAGGTACTTGGGAAACAATTCTTTCCATCTGGGAGACAGCAGAAGCCAGTTACCCCGGGATGGAGGCGGGTTCCCCCTCTCCTGCAGGAAGCCACATGGCAGAGGTCACATAAACATAGAAGCACATTGGGTCCTCATGCCTAAAATGCCATCACTATTGCTCCTTGCTTCCTGGCCAACTGACAAGGGCCCTGGAGAGGAGCGGAGGTGGTGCCGCAGCTCAGCAGTGAATCAGAGGGAGGTGGCCGACACCGGCAGCGCACACCTGTAGATAGGTGTGGGCCGCTGCAGAGCTGCAGCCAGGCCTGTCCCCACCTATCCTCTCGGCCTGTCCTCTGTCTTTGGCTGCCACCTCTgctccacccccagcagcccctcacTTTGGGAGATGAAAATAAAGGGCAggcaaaaaaattacatttgtcaCCGAGACAAGACAGCTAATTACAATAACTATCTTTATGAAACTcccatctcagaaaaaaatatataacttttcttATATTACAAGACTTAAACACTTTCTCCCTCTACCCTCACCCCCTGCTTCcctgaattaaaaggaaaaaatccaaatagagcaaaaaaggaggaaatggagtttttaagttttttaaaacctTGTGGAGTTGAATTTGACACAGCAGGAGCCAGAATGTTGAGGAGCTGGGTTCCTTCCCTGCAGcagcgggtggggtggggtggagtggggtggggtagggtggcgTGGCAGGGATAGGGCCCAGGAGACCCCTACCCAGGCCAGGAGGTGCTGGGCAGAACAAGGGCTCTGGCCTCTCCCCTGGCTCTGACCAGTTCCTCTCTACCGCCAGACTCGGTGTGCCTCGTTTTCCTCCCTCAGTGCTGTGCGGCGGAGGCAGCCCTGGTCTAAGTgtgggacaggctgacagtgaggCCATCGGCCCCCCAGTGAAGAGGTCCAGTGGCTGATCCTGAAGCTGGGATCGTATGTGTGGCCTcagcccctctgagcctcagtttccccacctgcaaaatggggactCTGACAGTGGGGCTTCCAAGGTCCGCTGGGTGGATAATAAGAATATTCAAGAGGCTGacctggggacagaggccagCGCTGGACAAGGTGCTGGACAGAACCAGACCCTAGcatccgcccccgccccctcatTTCTTGGCCCCACCCGCCCACTCACAGATGTAGTAGTACTCGTGGCCTGGGCGGAACTCGAAGCCCAGCGAGAAAGGCGTGAAGAGCTGGAATTTCTCAGAGAACTTGAGCGGTCCCCCGGGCGCCGCGGGCTGGTTGCACTCCCAGCGCTTGAAGCCGCGCTGCCGGTGGTCACAGGAGGCGTGGCCCTCGCCATTGACCATGTACAGCACGTAGTGTTCCATGCGCTCGACCGGCGGCAGCGGCGCCCCGTAGTGTGGGCAGTAGATGTCCAGGTAGTCGTTGATGCTCACCTCCACCGTGTAACCCCCACTGTCGTCCGTTGCATCCGCATGAAACCTGGGAGAGGGACGGCGGTCAGCGCAGAGCCGAGCCCACTCGGGGGCGGAGCCAGATGTAGAGGAGGGGGCCAGGTCCAGGGACAAGAAGTGTAAGAGGAAGGGCCAGAGTGGGGCGGGGGTAAGGGATGGAAAATGTGAGGGGGCAGGGTCTATGTGGGGGCGTGGTCAGCACATGGCGGAGGGCGGTTTTAGGAGACTGCTGGGAGGATGCTAA is a window of Phyllostomus discolor isolate MPI-MPIP mPhyDis1 chromosome 8, mPhyDis1.pri.v3, whole genome shotgun sequence DNA encoding:
- the EFNA2 gene encoding ephrin-A2, with the translated sequence MAPAQRPLLPVLLLLLLPPPSPPLARAEDAARANSDRYAVYWNRSNPRFHADATDDSGGYTVEVSINDYLDIYCPHYGAPLPPVERMEHYVLYMVNGEGHASCDHRQRGFKRWECNQPAAPGGPLKFSEKFQLFTPFSLGFEFRPGHEYYYISATPPHAVDMPCLRLKVYVRPTNETLYEAPEPIFTSNNSCSNLGSCQLFLSTVPVLWTLLGS